The following proteins are encoded in a genomic region of Nitrospiria bacterium:
- a CDS encoding type II toxin-antitoxin system RelE/ParE family toxin — MPTTQVVFFADHEGCPVLEWLDGLPKRIQAKARVRIERLAEIGHELRRPEADYLRDGVYELRWRFQSVNYRILYFFHGRDVIVLSNGLTKEDRVPS; from the coding sequence ATGCCGACAACTCAAGTTGTCTTCTTTGCGGATCATGAGGGATGCCCGGTTCTGGAGTGGTTGGACGGTTTGCCCAAGAGAATTCAGGCCAAGGCTCGTGTCCGTATTGAACGGTTGGCCGAGATAGGACACGAGCTTCGTCGGCCGGAGGCGGACTATCTCCGGGATGGCGTCTACGAGTTGAGATGGCGATTTCAGTCGGTCAACTATCGCATCTTGTACTTCTTCCATGGAAGAGATGTGATCGTGTTATCAAACGGCCTGACCAAAGAGGATCGAGTTCCATCGTAA
- a CDS encoding efflux transporter outer membrane subunit: protein MTRAGFGTMLASAIAAATLAGCALGPDFARPEPPRADRYTPQPSHVEAAPPADDSAQHVVLGEQLSRDWWKLFQSDALDDVVQRALDGNRTLVAAASTLAQAQELAAAQAGTRTPQVGLSAGIGRQKYGAEFLGTLPKPPPFTYFAVGPTVSYALDYTGGVARSVEQQHALADYRRQQLDAAYLAVTGNAVMQALKMASLRAQIATVEAILDQDRENLKLVQVAFAAGSVSRLDIVTADSQLASDTTLLPPLRQELDLARHALAIVLGRPPAGVALPEFDLSQLALPRRLPVSLPSELAHRRPDILAAEAQLHAATAAVGIATANLYPHINLIASTGQQAVDFGRLFDRASNVWNFSGALLAPLFDGGTLRAEQRAAMDAMHASAANYEQTVLVAFGQVADSLQALDHDAEQLDAQAHAQNAAGENLDLTRKSYSEGNVGVLQVLDAERLYQQARLGYVRAQAQRYMDTVQLFLALGGSGPETDASNEDNTHPSARRYH from the coding sequence ATGACGCGTGCGGGATTCGGCACGATGCTGGCATCGGCCATCGCCGCGGCGACGCTCGCCGGGTGCGCGCTGGGGCCTGACTTCGCGCGTCCCGAGCCGCCGCGCGCCGATCGCTATACGCCGCAACCATCGCACGTCGAGGCCGCGCCGCCGGCGGACGATTCCGCGCAGCACGTGGTGCTGGGTGAACAACTCAGCCGCGATTGGTGGAAGCTGTTTCAATCGGACGCGCTCGATGATGTCGTTCAGCGCGCGCTGGATGGCAATCGCACGCTCGTCGCGGCGGCGTCCACGCTCGCGCAGGCACAGGAACTCGCTGCCGCGCAAGCGGGAACCCGGACTCCCCAGGTCGGGCTCTCCGCCGGCATCGGCAGGCAGAAATACGGCGCCGAGTTTCTCGGCACCTTGCCCAAACCGCCGCCGTTCACCTATTTCGCGGTGGGACCGACCGTCAGCTACGCGCTCGACTACACAGGAGGCGTCGCACGCTCGGTCGAACAACAACATGCGCTCGCCGACTACCGGCGACAGCAGCTCGACGCGGCCTATCTCGCCGTCACCGGTAACGCCGTCATGCAGGCGTTGAAGATGGCCTCGCTCCGCGCGCAGATCGCCACCGTCGAGGCCATCCTCGACCAGGATCGGGAAAACCTGAAGCTCGTGCAGGTGGCGTTCGCCGCGGGATCCGTATCGCGTCTGGATATCGTGACCGCGGACAGCCAGCTCGCCAGCGACACGACCCTTTTGCCGCCGCTGCGCCAGGAACTGGATCTCGCGCGACACGCTCTGGCGATCGTTCTGGGGCGGCCTCCCGCCGGCGTTGCGCTACCCGAATTCGATCTCTCGCAACTGGCGTTGCCGCGACGGCTTCCGGTAAGTCTGCCGTCGGAACTCGCGCATCGGCGGCCCGATATCCTGGCAGCCGAGGCGCAGCTGCACGCGGCGACGGCGGCCGTGGGCATCGCCACCGCCAATCTCTATCCGCACATCAATCTTATCGCATCGACCGGCCAACAGGCCGTCGATTTCGGCCGTTTGTTCGACCGCGCGAGCAACGTTTGGAATTTTTCCGGTGCGCTGCTCGCGCCGCTTTTCGACGGCGGCACGCTGCGCGCGGAACAGAGGGCCGCCATGGACGCGATGCATGCGAGCGCGGCGAATTACGAACAAACGGTGCTGGTCGCGTTCGGTCAGGTGGCCGACTCGCTGCAGGCGCTCGACCACGACGCCGAACAGCTCGACGCCCAGGCGCACGCCCAGAATGCTGCGGGAGAGAATTTAGATCTGACGCGCAAGAGCTACAGCGAAGGCAACGTGGGCGTACTGCAGGTTCTCGACGCCGAGCGTCTGTACCAGCAGGCGCGCCTTGGCTATGTGCGCGCGCAGGCACAGCGTTACATGGACACGGTGCAGCTCTTCCTTGCGCTGGGAGGGTCGGGACCGGAAACCGACGCATCCAATGAAGACAATACACACCCGTCGGCGCGGCGCTACCACTAA
- a CDS encoding helix-turn-helix transcriptional regulator, translating into MKGKTVDAVEILRRRAVKDPKLQELYEEEKISFQTALAIRRAREAAGLTQAQLAKKIGTTQSVISRLEDAEYEGHTLKMLERIAEALKQRVVIHLEPETSRR; encoded by the coding sequence ATGAAAGGAAAGACAGTGGACGCCGTTGAAATTCTCCGGCGTCGTGCCGTAAAAGATCCCAAGTTACAGGAGTTATACGAAGAAGAGAAGATCAGCTTCCAGACGGCCTTGGCGATTCGTCGCGCCCGGGAAGCGGCAGGTCTTACGCAGGCCCAGCTTGCGAAGAAGATCGGGACGACTCAGTCCGTCATTTCAAGACTGGAGGATGCCGAATATGAAGGGCACACCTTGAAGATGCTGGAGCGAATTGCCGAGGCGCTCAAGCAACGCGTCGTGATCCACCTGGAACCGGAAACCTCCCGTCGGTAA